A stretch of DNA from Catenulispora acidiphila DSM 44928:
GCGGTCCTCGGGCAGGCCGAGGTCGACGCCGGCGCAGAAGGCACGCCCCGAGCCGCGGAGGACCAGGACCCTGATGCTGTCGTCGAAACGCACCCGGGCCGCCAGTCGCGCCAGCTGCCGCGAGGCTTCCCAGCTCCAGGCGTTCAGCTTCTCGGGGCGGTCCAGGAGCAGGGTGGCCACGCCGTCGTCGCCGGTCTCCAGCCGGAGTTGCCATTCGTGCTCCGGCAGGGCCGGTTCGGTGCGGAACATGTCGTCGGGCTCCCATCTGACGGTATGTCAGATTACCCAACCGCATGTCGCCCTTGGAAGAGCGAAGCGAAGCACGAACCGCACCCTGCCGGAGCAGGCTCAGCGCACTAGCACCTCAGCGCCGGCACTCACAAAGCCAGCGCGGCCAGCGCCGGCACTCACAAAGCCAGCGCAGCCAGCGCCGCGTTGACGATCGCGCCGGGCACCAGGTCGTGCTGCGCGTACAGGTCCGCCACCGTCCCGGACTGCCCGAAGCTGTCCACACCCAGCGGCACCGCCGGGACGCCTACCGCCGAACCCAGCCACGCCATCGTGTGCGAGGCGGCGTCGTGCACCGTGACGATCGGCGCGCGCCCCGGGAACAGCTCCTTGAGCACCGAGGGCCGGCGCGGGCCGGAGGCGCTGCGGTAGTCCTGCTGCAGCGCGCTGCGCCAGCCGGTGTAGAGCCGGTCCAGGCTGGTCACGTCGACCACGTGCGCTGCGACGCCCTCGGAGGCCAGCTCGGCGGCGGCGGCCAGCACCTCGGGCAGCACCGCGCCGGAGGCGGCCAGGTGCACCACCGGCGCGCCGGCGTGCTCCAGCTCGGCGGCGACGTGCAGCCGGTAGCCGCCGGCCAGCACCTGCTCGCGCAGCCGCTCCTCGCCCACCCGCGCCAGTGCCGCCTCGAACGGCGCCTGGTCGATCGGCCGCGTGGTGAGCCGCAGGTAGGCCGAGGAGCCGGCCTCGCCGCGGCCCATCCGCGCCAGCGCGTCGCACAGCACCCAGTCCAACGCGCGGGTGTAGGCGGGCTCTGAGAACACCACGTTCGGCAGCTCCAGGCCGATCGAGGCGGTGATGGTCGACTGGTGCGCGCCGCCCTCGGGAGCCAGGGTGACGCCGGAGGGCGTGCCGGCGATGAGGAAGCGCGCGCCGGAGTACGTGCCGTAGATGAACGCGTCCAGGCCGCGGCAGACGAAGGGGTCGTACACCGTCCCGATCGGCAGCAGCGGCTGGTCCGACAGGTCCCAGGCCAGCCCGAGCTGGCCCAGCAGCAGGAACAGGTTCATCTCGGAGATGCCCAGCTCGATGTGCTGCCCGGACGGGGACTCGCTCCAACGGACCGGGGAGTCGGCGGCGGTGTAGTTCCGCACCTCGGCGGGGGCGAAGACGCCGAACTTGTTGATGAACCCGGCCAGGTTGGTCGAGGTCGCCACGTCCGGCGCCGTGGTCACCAGGTGCCGCGCCACCTCCGGGGTGCGCGCGAGGCCCGAGACCAGGCGTCCGAAGGCCTCCTGCGTCGAGGTCGGCTTGGCCGGGGAACGGGTCTCGACCTGCACCGGGACCGGGATCGCCGGGTGCGCGGTGGGCTGCGGACGCTTCAAGAG
This window harbors:
- a CDS encoding transketolase-like TK C-terminal-containing protein, whose amino-acid sequence is MPAAVPPIDPSADPAGPADLASLTEIQQRVLWLATRIVDAANHDRATGDGVKVGGHQASSASLVTAMTALYFHHLGPDDKVSVKPHASPVFHAIQYLLGELDRSYLTQLRAFGGLQSYPSRTKDPDRVDFSTGSVGLGPAAPLFAAAARRYVDAHFGARPRSRFVALLGDAELDEGNVWEAIADPACAGLGEVMWIVDFNRQSLDRVVPGIREGQLRLQFEAAGWHVVEVKYGRRLQAVFDRPGGAALKAWIDAMPNERYQSLFGLDGARLRSAFLEGAPAEVASVLSVVPDDDLGVLLTDLGGHDLVAMLDAYAACDAVTDRPSVVFAYTVKGWGLPIAGNPRNHSALLSTEQVAALRAAQGLTEATEWDRLSPDTAAGRLVAARTGLLKRPQPTAHPAIPVPVQVETRSPAKPTSTQEAFGRLVSGLARTPEVARHLVTTAPDVATSTNLAGFINKFGVFAPAEVRNYTAADSPVRWSESPSGQHIELGISEMNLFLLLGQLGLAWDLSDQPLLPIGTVYDPFVCRGLDAFIYGTYSGARFLIAGTPSGVTLAPEGGAHQSTITASIGLELPNVVFSEPAYTRALDWVLCDALARMGRGEAGSSAYLRLTTRPIDQAPFEAALARVGEERLREQVLAGGYRLHVAAELEHAGAPVVHLAASGAVLPEVLAAAAELASEGVAAHVVDVTSLDRLYTGWRSALQQDYRSASGPRRPSVLKELFPGRAPIVTVHDAASHTMAWLGSAVGVPAVPLGVDSFGQSGTVADLYAQHDLVPGAIVNAALAALAL